The nucleotide window AGTATATTATTTTAGATACATATCTTAAATACCCTCAAAATAATACATCAAAACCTAGTAAATAATTTGATTATTGACAATACATAGTGAATTGAATAAGATTATATGTAAAAAAGCGAGGTGGAAAGAAAATGGAATTCAATTTAGATAGTTTGATTATAAGAAAAGCTGATATATCTGATGCCAAAAATATAATAGATTATGTTAATAAAATAGGTGGAGAATCTGATTTTTTGACATTTGGAGAAAATGAATTCAATGTAAGTGTAGAGAACGAAGAGAGCTACTTGGAAAGCATATTGAAATCCGATAATAGCCTGTTTATAATAGCAGAGGTTGATGGGAAAATAGCTGGAAATTTAAATTTTTCAGGTGGAGGAAGAACGAGAATCAAACATACTGGTGAATTT belongs to Tissierellales bacterium and includes:
- a CDS encoding GNAT family N-acetyltransferase; amino-acid sequence: MEFNLDSLIIRKADISDAKNIIDYVNKIGGESDFLTFGENEFNVSVENEESYLESILKSDNSLFIIAEVDGKIAGNLNFSGGGRTRIKHTGEFGVSVLKEYWGNGIGRLLIEYLIDWAKKNDVIKKINLRVREDNLKGIELYKKLGFIEEGIISRDFIVEGKFYSSICMGLEIE